The window TTGATGCCCCGCCGCGCCCTGGAGATCTCCGCCGACATCTGCGCCGCCCTGGAGTTCAGCCACCGGCACGGGATCATCCACCGGGACATCAAGCCCGGCAACGTGATGCTCACCCTGAACGGCCAGGTCAAGGTCATGGACTTCGGCATCGCGCGGGCCCTGGCCAGCGGTGCCACCACGATGACGCAGACCAGCGCCGTCATCGGAACCGCCCAGTACCTCTCGCCCGAGCAGGCCCGTGGCGAGCCGGTGGACGCCCGGTCGGACGTCTACGCGGCCGGGTGCGTGATCTTCGAGCTGCTCTGCGGCCACCCCCCGTTCGTCGGGGACAGCCCGGTCAGCGTCGCCTACCAGCACGTACGGGAGGATCCGCCGGCGCCGAGCGACATCAACCGGGACGTCACCCCGCCGATCGACGCGATCGTGCTCAAGGCCCTCTCCAAGAACCCGCTCAACCGTTACCAGAGCGCCGGCGAGATGCGTGCCGACCTGCTCCGGGCAGCGGCGGGGCGCCCGGTGATGGCCACCCCGGTGCTGCGCGACGACGAGACCACCGCCCTGCCGCCGGCCGGCGCCGTACGCCCCGGTGGTGGCGGCCCCCGGCCGGCACCGGCCCGGGTCGGTGACCCCCGCAACCGCCGCGCCTCCGCCTGGGTGCTCGCCACCCTCAGTGGGCTCGGTGTCCTCGCGGTGATCGCGCTGGTCGCCGCCCTGCTGATCAACAACGCCGACAAGCCGACCACGGTCCAGGTGCAGGGGGTGGTCGGGCAGACGGAGGCAGCCGCCGTCGCCGCACTCCAGAAGCAGGGCTTCAAGACCACGGTCGGCGCGCAGGAGTTCAACGACACCTGCGAGAAGGACACGGTCGCCTCGCAGGATCCGGCCGCCGGGCAGTCGGCCGAGGCGAACACCACGATCACGTTGCGGCTCTGCGGCGGCCCGGAGGCGGTGAAGGTCCCGGCGAACCAGGTCGGCAACCCGTACGCCAACGTCGAGGCCGCGTTGAAGCAGGCCGGCCTGGTTCCCGAGCGCAAGAACGTGTCGAGCGAACAGCAAGAGGGCACGGTGTTGAAGCTCACCCCGGGCTCCGACGCCTCGGTGCAGAAGGGCTCGAAGGTCGTCGTCGAGGTCGCCACCGGCAACCTCAAGACGGTGCCGGAGGTGCGGGGCGAGACCAGGGAGGACGCCGAGAACACGCTGGACAATCTCGGTTTCGACGTGAAGGTCATCGACGGCAACAAGGTGGCGCCGCAGGACGCGGGCCGGGTGGAGAAGCAGAGCATCCCCGAGGGCCAGAAGAAGCCGGTCGGCACCCAGATCGTGCTGACCGTCACCGTCCCCCGGCAGGAGCCGACCGCGAACCCGACCACCCCGACGCCGACTCCGACGGGCACCGGTGGTGCCGGTGCCGGCGGCGGTGGCGGGGTGCCGGTCAGCCCGAGCACGACCCCGAGCGCGCGGCCAACCAGGAGCGGGATCCGCTAGGAGACCCCGAGCGGTACGTCCGTCCCCGCAGTGAGGCGGCGGTGACGGACGCTAGACGGTGACGAAGGCCGAGCGGCGGCGGGTGTCGACCTCGGCGGCGAGCGCGGGCGCCCGGTCGAGCGCCTCCGGGTGGCCGCAACCGGCCAGCCAGTTGGCGAGCATCAGGTGCCCACCCTCGGTCAGCACCGACTCGGGGTGGAACTGCACTCCCTCGATCGGCAGCGTCCGGTGGCGCATCGCCATCACCACCCCGGACTCGGTCCAGCCGGTGACCTCGATCTCGTCCGGCAGCGTCTCCGGCAGTACGGCCAACGAGTGGTACCTGGTGGCGGTGAACGGGTCGGGCAGACCGGCCAGGACCCCCACCGACTTGTGCTGCACCTGCGAGGTCTTGCCGTGCAGCAGCTCCGGTGCACGGGTGACGGTGGCCCCGAAGGCGACACCGATGGCCTGGTGACCCAGGCAGACACCGAAGATCGGCAGTTTTCCGGCGTACTCGCGGACCACGTCGAGGCAGATTCCGGCGCGTTCGGGCGTACCCGGTCCAGGGGAGAGCAGCACCCCGGCGACGCCGAGCCGGCCGATCTCGGCCACCTCGATCTCGTCGTTGCGGCGTACCTCGCAGTCGACTCCGAGCTGGCCCAGGTACTGGACCAGGTTGAAGACGAAGGAGTCGTAGTTGTCGATCACCAGGACGCGCATCGGGTTACCTGTTCGGGCTGGGAGGAGGGGTGTTGTTCGCATCGGTGTCGTACGGCACCGAATGGTCGTCGCCGGTCGCCGGATCGCCCCCGAGGCCCGGGTCCTCGCCGGACTCGACCCCGTCGGGGCCGCCGCCGTCCTGGGT of the Micromonospora sp. NBC_01796 genome contains:
- the pknB gene encoding Stk1 family PASTA domain-containing Ser/Thr kinase; this encodes MTAQARLLGGRYQVGELLGYGGMAEVHRGRDLRLGRDVAIKMLRTDLARDATFQMRFRREAQNAASLNHPAIVAVYDTGEEIAPTGETLPFIVMEFVNGRTLKEVLAAEGRLMPRRALEISADICAALEFSHRHGIIHRDIKPGNVMLTLNGQVKVMDFGIARALASGATTMTQTSAVIGTAQYLSPEQARGEPVDARSDVYAAGCVIFELLCGHPPFVGDSPVSVAYQHVREDPPAPSDINRDVTPPIDAIVLKALSKNPLNRYQSAGEMRADLLRAAAGRPVMATPVLRDDETTALPPAGAVRPGGGGPRPAPARVGDPRNRRASAWVLATLSGLGVLAVIALVAALLINNADKPTTVQVQGVVGQTEAAAVAALQKQGFKTTVGAQEFNDTCEKDTVASQDPAAGQSAEANTTITLRLCGGPEAVKVPANQVGNPYANVEAALKQAGLVPERKNVSSEQQEGTVLKLTPGSDASVQKGSKVVVEVATGNLKTVPEVRGETREDAENTLDNLGFDVKVIDGNKVAPQDAGRVEKQSIPEGQKKPVGTQIVLTVTVPRQEPTANPTTPTPTPTGTGGAGAGGGGGVPVSPSTTPSARPTRSGIR
- a CDS encoding aminodeoxychorismate/anthranilate synthase component II; amino-acid sequence: MRVLVIDNYDSFVFNLVQYLGQLGVDCEVRRNDEIEVAEIGRLGVAGVLLSPGPGTPERAGICLDVVREYAGKLPIFGVCLGHQAIGVAFGATVTRAPELLHGKTSQVQHKSVGVLAGLPDPFTATRYHSLAVLPETLPDEIEVTGWTESGVVMAMRHRTLPIEGVQFHPESVLTEGGHLMLANWLAGCGHPEALDRAPALAAEVDTRRRSAFVTV